ACTAAGCTCGTTCACACGTTTAGCAAAAAAGTCTGCTGCTTTGCCTTTCGGTGTGGTTGCGGCAACAACGTGAGCAAATTTTATAGTATATGTCTTTTGGGCGCCAAATGCGCTACCTGCTAGAGCACAAGTCAGAAATAGTGCCGAAAGAAATTTTAGTTTCATTGTTGAATCCTTTTTATGTTTTTGATTCACTACAAAATTAATCATAGCTAGTCGTAATTATAAATCATAAAATTTATAAATTGGCAATCTTGTTTCAAAAACTCTCAAAAATTTATTTTAGTATGAGTAAATTAGTAACATTTTTATTATTATCATAGTATATAAAATTCACGTAATTTTAGTAAAATTGCTTATTTTTTGAAATAGTGTTACTAAAATACACTTAAATTTAAACTTGATAAATAATACTAATTTTATCCTATTAACAAAATAATTACTTTTTTATCTTATAATCTCGAAAAATTTTTTAAATTACAAGGAGAATCAAAATGTTTAATCTTAGAAAGCTTCCATTTGATCCTAAGTCAAATGCAGTTGTAAGTGAGGAGACCTGTAGTTACCATCACGGTAAGCACCATCAAACTTACGTAACAAACCTTAATAATCTTATTAAAGGTACCGAATTTGAAAATTCTGGACTATACGAAATTTTAACAAAGAGCTCAGGCAGTATATTTAATAATGCCGCTCAAGTTTATAACCATGATTTTTATTGGGATTGCATAGCTAAAAAGAGTGATATGGGCGATGAATTAAAAGCAAGATTGCAAAAAGATCTTCCGAATTTTAAAGAGGAATTCTTAAAATCGGCTACTACACTATTTGGTTCAGGATGGGCATGGCTAGTCTATAGTCCAAAATCTGATAAATTAGAGATAATACAAACCAATAACGCTCAAACACCTGTAACGGTGGGTCTGATACCTCTTTTAGTGGTGGATGTATGGGAGCATGCCTATTATGTAGATCATAGAAATGCAAGAGCTGCATATCTAGAGAAATTTTATGAAAATATTAACTGGGATTTTGTTTCTACAGCTTATGAGTGGGCATTAAAAGAAGGCGTAAATTCGGTTAAATTTTATATAGGCGAGCTTCATTCTCAAGGGTGCGGATGTGGAAAAGGATGTGGTTGCCACTGATTTTTTGAAGAGGTTTTCCTCTTCAATTTTTTATAAAATACTCCCTTGTTTTACTTATTTTCTAAAAAATAAATATTTCATTACTCTAAAATACATTAAAATAAAAAACGATTGAATAATAATTATTTATTAATAAATTTAGAACAAGATATATTGTTGTCTATTCGAAATATTCTTTAAAATCACTAAAAACAAGTTTTTTGGTAATTTTATGAATTAAAATTTCATCTAAATTTTTAAATTTACCTTTCTATGCTAGTATCCGAAAATATTTTATTTATAAGGATGCAAAATGAAAAAAATTCTAATCTCTTCTTTAGCCGCAGTTGCATTTTTGAGTGGTTGTGCTTCTGTGGGAACCAAACAAGAGTCGACTACCGCAAAAGTTATAAGCGTTAATACTATACATTTCTATAGTGTTACCGATAAAAATTATAAGGTTAATTTAGTTTCGGCAGATAATTTTGAAACTGCTGTTTTGACTGACACTAAAGGGCATAAAATTGCTCTAAAAAGCGCTGTTTCAGGTAGTGGAACAAGACTTGTTAACGATGACGGCATAGAGATACATTTCAAAAAAGGCGAAGCTGTGCTAACTCTTGGCAAGGGTCAAAAAGATATATTTTTAAAATACTAAATACA
This Campylobacter sp. RM16189 DNA region includes the following protein-coding sequences:
- the sodB gene encoding superoxide dismutase [Fe] gives rise to the protein MFNLRKLPFDPKSNAVVSEETCSYHHGKHHQTYVTNLNNLIKGTEFENSGLYEILTKSSGSIFNNAAQVYNHDFYWDCIAKKSDMGDELKARLQKDLPNFKEEFLKSATTLFGSGWAWLVYSPKSDKLEIIQTNNAQTPVTVGLIPLLVVDVWEHAYYVDHRNARAAYLEKFYENINWDFVSTAYEWALKEGVNSVKFYIGELHSQGCGCGKGCGCH